The genomic stretch TCGACCGCGTTGCCGACCCAGTACTTCTCGCCGTTCAACACCCACTCGTCGCCGTCCTTCTCGGCCGACGCCGTCATCCCCGCCAGGTCCGAGCCGGTCTGGGGTTCGGAGACCGCGAGCCCCGTGATCTGGTCACAGGCTGCGACGGGTGCGATGTACTCCTCCTTCTGTTCTTCGTCGCCGTACTCCTCGACTATCTCCGCACCGAAGCTCGCGAGCTGGAGGGTGAGCGCGATGCCCGCGTCGGCTCGGTAGAACTCCTCGGCGATGGCGAGCATCTCGTGGAGCCCGTAGCCTTTCCCTCCGTACTCCTCGCCGATGTCCTGGGCCACGAGGCCCGCCTCCTGGCCCGCCTCCAGGACCTCCCAGGGATACTCGCCGCTGGCGTAGTACTCCTCGGCGTTCGGCATGATGTACTCCTCGGAGAACTCGTTGGCCTCTCGCTTGACCTCGCGAACGTCCTCCGGCACGATGGATTCGTCGAGCAACTCCATGCCACACGTTTCGGTCGCGGTCCCCAAATAGTTCGTGTAAACCGGGGGTCGTTCGTGAATCGTTTATTCTGTCTTACTCCGGGGCGGCCTCCTCGGGGGCACGGCCCTCGACCAGGGACTCGTCCGAGAACTCCTCGCGGAGGTCCTTCTTCGAGAACTTCCCGGTCGCGGTCTTCGGAACGCGCTCGATGTAGACCACCTCGTCGGGCACCCACCACTTCGGGTAGTCGGCGGCCACGAGGTCGAGCAGCTCCGCCGCGAGCCGCTCCTCGTCCGTACCGGCCGCGGGCACCACGAACGCCACGGGCCGCTCCTGCCACTTCTCGTGGGGCACGCCGGCGACCGCCGCCTCCGAGACCCCGTCGTGGGCCATCAGCGTGTTCTCGAGTTCGACACTCGAAATCCACTCGCCGCCGGACTTGATGACGTCCTTCGCACGGTCGACGATCTTGATGTAGCCGTCCGAATCGACGCTGACGACGTCACCCGTCTTCAACCATCCGTGTTCGAAGTCCTCCTCGTTGGCCTGTGGGCGCTCGAAGTACTCCGTCGTGACCCACGGCCCGCGGACCAGGAGTTCGCCGAAGTCCTCGCCGTTCCACGGGACTTCTTCGCCGTCGTCGTCGACGACCTTGAATTCGAGGCCTGGCATCATCAGCCCCTGGGTGGCGCGTTTCTCGTATCTCGCATCCGCCTCCCACGACTCCATGCCGGACTTGAGCCGCGCTGCCGACCCGATGGGACTCATCTCGGTCATGCCCCACGCGTGGAGCACCGTGACCCCGAGGTCGTCGAAGCGCTCGATCACCGACTTCGGCGCGGCGCTCCCGCCGATGACGATCTCTTCGAGTGATGAAAGATCGACCTCGTGGTCGTTCATGTATTCGAGCAGCCCCAACCACACCGTGGGAACCCCGGCGGTGATCGTCACGCCCTCGCTTTCGATGAGGTGAGCGAGGTCTTCGGGCGTGGGTGACGGACCGGGATAGACGTGTTTCGCGCCGGCGGAGGTGGTCGAGAAGGGCATCCCCCAGGCGTTGACGTGGAACATCGGGACCACCGGCATCACCACGTCGGTGTCCCTGATGTCGAGGCCCTGGGGGCTGATGGTCGACATCGCGTGCGACCAGAGCATCGACTGGGTGTACTCGACGCCCTTCGGTCGGCCCGTCGTCCCCGAGGTGTAACACATCCCGGCGCGGCGTTCCTGGGACAGTTCGGGCCAGTCGTACGCCTCGTCCTTCCCCCCGATGAACGACTCGTAATCCACTACCGGGTCGAGGTCCGTCTCGGGAACGTCCTCGCCCATCACCACGAACTGCGTCACCGAGTCGAACGAGTCGGGGTCGTAGGCGGCCCCGAGTTTCTCGACCAGTGAGGGATCGACGAACAGGAGTTGGTCGCCCGCGTTCTCGACGATGTACTGGATGTGCTCGTCGGGGAGGAGCGGATTGATGGTGTGGAGTTGGCGGCCGGAGTCCGGCACCGCGAAGTAGGCCTCGAAGTGGCGGTGGTGGTTCCAGCAGAACGTCCCCACCCGCGCGTCGTCGGCGATGCCGGCGTCGTCGAGGGCGTGGGCGAGCCGTGCGACCCGGTTTCCGTACTCCGCGTAGTCGTAGCGCTCGATGCCGTCGTGGGTTCGCGAGACGATCTCGGTGTCGGGGTACAACCGCTCCGCGCGCCAGCGGAACGGCCGGATGGTCTGGTCGGTGCCTCCGGGCATACCCCGTAGAGGCGCTCGTCAATAATGATTCTTCGCCACGGATCGCCATGCGAAGCGGGGTCGTCAGTCCGAATCCGCCGCGTGCTCAGTTTCGATCTCGCGTGCGGCGGCGAGGATCCGGTCGTCGTCGATGTGTTCCAGCAGTCGGTCCTGTCCCCGTTCGGTTCGGGCCCCGACCGCCTCGTCGTCGATGTAGGTGTCGAACCGCCGGTCGATCTCGCGCTCGCGGAGGTCGACGGCGCGCTCCTCGTCGAGCCCGTGGTCGTCCGGCGTTCGCTCCGCGAACAGCTCCCGCCACCGGTCGCGGTCCGCCCACTCCCCGGTCAGTTCGGCCTCGCTCCGTCGCCAGTCGTAGTGTGCCGCGAGGTCGTCCGGATAGCCGCGTTCGCGGCGCGCGTCCGCGAGCGCGGTGCGGGCGACGTGTGCGCCCCGACCGGCCGCGACGACGACCTGGACGTCGGTCTCGCCACCTGGAGAGGCGACGTAGAGCCCGTCGACGGGCGTGCTGCCGTCGCGGTCGGCGTACTCGGGGTCGAAGCGCTCGTAGGTCTCGCCGTCGTGGACGTACTCGTCGAAGGCCGCCTCCCCCACCACTGGTCGAAGGTAGTCCGCGCCCTGTCGGGTCGCCGCGACGACTCGCTTCGCGCGGACGGCCTCGCCCTCCTGTGGTTCGACGACGAACCCGCCGTCGGTCGCGCGCTCGACCGACCGAACCATGTCCGGGACGAGGTCGGCCCCCGACGCCTCGACGTGGTCGTGGATGAGGTCGTAGAACGTCCCCACGTCGATGCCCGCCGGGAAGCCGAGGTAGTTCTCGAGGTACGCACAGCGCTGGAGCGACGACTGGCCGCGGTCGAAGACGGTCGTATCGAGACCGTAGCGCGCGGTGAACACCGCCGCCGAGCAGCCCGCTGGCCCGCCGCCCACCACGACGACGTCGGACGTGTCGTGCGCCGTCTCGCTCACGTCGTCCCCTCGCCGGTGATGATACGCGCGACGCGCTCGCGGTCGAAGAGCCGTTCGTTCGGGGGGATCTCCGGGTACGGTCCTTTCTCGTAGGTCGGCCACTCGCCGAACCGGTCGGGATAGAGCTGCTTCGCGCTCATCTCGAGCTGGAAGAGGTTGAGGATCGGACCCTGATACCGCGCGCCCTGGGCGTAGACCCGGTCGTTCTCGACCGCCGTGACGTCCGCCGCCACCGGGTCGTCCGCGAGACCGCTCCGGATGCCGGGCATGTCGGTATCGGGGTGCATCCCGCCGAGCGCGAGGACCACCTCTGGGTCCGCCGCGAGCAGGGTCTCCGTGTCCACCGTGTCACCGGAGGAGACGTCGTCGCCGAACGTCTCGGCCGGCTTCAGCGGTCGGATGTGCGCGACCAGGAAGCCGGGGACGCTGACCTTGTAGGCGTAGATGCTTTCGAGGTCGCTGAGGCCGAGCAGCGCCACCGTCGGGCGCTCGCCCGTCGCCGGGAGCTCCGATTCGATGGTGTCGCGCAGGTCCGAGTGGATGGACGACAGCGCCCGATACCGTTCCCGTTCCTGAAACACCGCCGCGACCTTCTCGAACATGTCCCACAGCGAGTAGTAGCGATACCGGTCCTGGTAGGCCTCCGGCGGGGTCGCGTGGGTGTCGCTGTACTGGTTCCCGAACCACGGCGCGACGTTCTCGCCGATCTCGGCGAGGTCGCTCTCGTTCCAGCCCTCGACCGCGAAGACGCTCGCGGGGTCGGCGAGATGCACGTCGCTGTCCAGTTCGTAGAGCTTCTCCTTGCTCGGCTCCCACGAGGAGTAGAGCCCCGACCAGTCGAGCGAGACGCCCGGCAGCCGCGGGGTGAACTGGTTCCAGAGCGCATCGTAGTAGTCGGGCGCGTGCATCGCGTTGACGTCGTTGCCCCGACCGAGCGCGAACGCCATCCCCGCGAGGTGGGTCAGCCGCGTGAAGACGGTCTTCGGGACCGCCTCGAAGCTCACCTCGCCCATCGGGGCCATCGTCACCGAGTACGCGTTCCCCGACCCGTCCGTCGTCCCGTCGGTTCCGTTCGTCCCGCTACCCGTCTCGGTACCCCCGGCGGACCCGCTCGAAGCGGTGTCGGCCTGCGTTTCGGACGACCCGTTCGCCCCACCCGAACCGTTCGAGCCGCCGCTCCCTCCGTTAGTACAGCCGGCGAACAGCCCGCCGCCGATGAGCGCGCCGCCGTACTTCACGTAGTCGCGCCGCGTCGGTACACCGTCTCCCGTCTCGTCGCTCGCCATACGTTTTAGGCCAGCCTAAGACATAAAGCCGTTTTCCTTTTCGGCCGGCCGAATTTCGTGACGGGGGGTCCGGACCTACTTCCACTTGATCGAGCAGCCGCGCGACGGCTGGAACTGCTGGTCGACGGGGACCCCCGTCAACACCGACTCGATCGCGCCCGCCATCTCGAAGCCGTGTTCGCCCGAGGGCTCCTCGTCGGGGCCGGTGGCGTCGTCGAGCCGGCCGTGGTAGGCGAGCTCGAAGCCGCCGTCACGCTTCGCGAACAGGAACGGGTCGGGGGTGCAGACCGCGCCGTAGGCCCGCGCGACCTCCTGGGACTCGTCGCGGAGGTAGGCATCGTAGCGGACCGTGCCGTCCTCGACGAGCTCCTGCATCCGGTCGAAGGAGTCCTCGGGGTACTCCTCGGCGTCGTTGGCGTTGATCCCGACGACCGCGACCTCCTCGTAGCTCTCGGCCAGCCCGTTGAGCGCCTCGATCTTCGCCTGGGCGTAGGGACAGTGGTTGCAGGTGAAGGCCACGAGGAGCGCGTCGTGGTCGTGATAATCCGCGAGCGCGTGGCTCGCGCCGTCGGTCCCCGGGAGTTCGAAGCCCGGTGCGCTGTCGCCTCGTTCGAGGTCGCGTGCGGACTCTTCGAGCGTCATACGCCCTTCGAACCCCCGAAGACGCAAAGGTGTTTTCGCCCGCGAAGCTTTTTCTCAGTTCGGCATCATTCGACGATATCGATGGACGAGATCTCGGTGCTGTGGGTTGACGACGAGCGCTCGGTCGCGGACCTCGGGGCGGCCCATCTCGACCGCCTCCTCGATGGCGTCGACGTGACGACCGAGACGTCCGCCTCGGCGGCGCTCGAACGGTTCGAACGTGCGCCGGGGGCGGTCGATTGCATCGTGAGCGACTACACCATGCCGGGGATCGACGGGCTCGAGTTCCTCGCCACGGTCCGCGAGTCCCACCCGGAGCTGCCGTTCATCCTCTTCACCGGCAAGGGCAGCGAGGAGGCCGCGAGCGAGGCGATCTCGGTCGGCGTCACCGACTACCTCCAGAAGGGCACCGGGAGCGAACAGTACGAACTCCTCGCCAACCGGATCGAGCACGCCGTCGAGGCCGACCGCGCCACCGACCGCGCCGCCGACCTCGCCCGGATCAACGCCNAGTACGAACTCCTCGCCAACCGGATCGAGCACGCCGTCGAGGCCGACCGCGCCACCGACCGCGCCGCCGACCTCGCCCGGATCAACGCCGTGGTGGCGGAGGTCCAGCGCGAACTCGTTCGCCAGTCGACCCGTGAAGGGATCGAAGCACGGGTCTGTGAGTGCCTCGCGGGTTCGGAGTCGTACAGCCAGGCGTGGATCACCACGGCGACCGACGACGGCGGGTTCGCGGTTCGCGAACGCGCCGGCGACGGAGCGGCGGCGTTCGACGACCGCCCGACCGACGACGTGACGCTCGAGGACGGTCCGATCGGTCGAGCGATACGCACGGGCGAACCACAGGTCTATCACGAGGGTCACGACGGGGCGTTCGAGTCGTGGCGCGAGACGGTGGACTGCCACGGGTTCGACTCGGTCGTCACGTTGCCGCTGTCGTACAGCGAGGCCTCCTACGGCGTGCTCGGGATCTACGCCGACCGTCGAGCGTTCGAGCCCGACGAACGCGACGCGCTCACGGAGCTGGCCGGCACCATCGCACAGGCGATCCACGCCGCCGAGACGCGTGGCCAGCTCGAACGCCGCGAACGCGCGCTCGCCGAGTCCGAGCGGAAGTATCGGGCGTTGCTCGATACCGGGCCGGACGCGGTGCTCGTCGTCGACGCGGTCACGGGGGAGGTCGTCGAGACGAACGCCGCCGCCACGGAGCTCCTCGGTCGCGACCGCGAGTCGCTCCTCGGGGCGGACTACACGGCGATCTATCCCCCGGACGAGGCGGAACGGTATCGGGAGTTCTTCGACGAAGGGTCGTTCGTTGACGGGAAACGGTCCGTGGGCGTCCACGACGGGTCACCGCTGGTGGTCGAGCGTGCCGACGGCGAGCACGTCCCGGTGGAGGCCGGCGCGAGCATCGTCGAGCTCGACGACCGGCGGTTGATACAGGGGGTGTTCCGAGACGTCTCCGAGCGGCGGGCGCGCGAACGCGAACTCCACGAGGAACGGGCGGTCATCGGGAGCCTGTTCGACGCCACGCCGGACCCGATCTTCGCCTTCGACGCCGACGGCCGGATGCGCAGGTGGAACGAGACCTTCGAGTCGGTGGTCGGCTACTCGCCCGAGGAGATAGCCGGGATGAACTGCCTCGAGTTCATCCCGCCGGCCGACCACGCGCTGATCCGAGAGGAGATCGAGGCGGTGGTCGAGCGTGGCGAGAACGTCACCGTCGAGTCGGCGTTCGTAACGAAGACCGGTGAGACCATCCCCCACGAGTTCAGCGGCGCGCGGATCGCGACCGAGGCGTTCCAGGGGGTCGTCGGCACCGGGCGCGACATCACCGACCGAAAGGAGCGCGAGCGCGAGTCCGAACGCTACCGGACGGCGACCGACGCGGTCGACGACGCGGTCTACGTGCTCGACGGCGAGGGCCGTTTCGAGTTCGTCAACCAGGGCTTCACCGACCTCACGGGCTACGAGGTCGCGGACGTCCTCGGCGAGAGCGTCGAGCGTATCAAGGACCCCGAGACCACCGAGATGTTCGAGGAGCTCGTCGGCGAGATGCTGTCGGCGGGTGCCGAGGAGACCACCGTCGAGTTCGAGGTCCGGACCGCCGACGGCGAGTACGTCCCGTGTGAGGACCACCTCGCGCTTCGGCTCGTCGACGGCGAGTTCCGGGGGGTCGCGGGCGCGATCCGCGACACCACCGAGCGCCGCGACCGCGCGAAGACCGTCGCCGCGCTCCACGAGGCGACCCGGGACCTCATGCGCGCCGAGGACCGTGTGGACGTGGCGGACGCCACCGCCGCGGCCGTCGAGGACGTCCTCGGCTTCTCGCTGGCCGCGGTCCGGTTCTACGACCCGGAGACCGACAGCCTCGACCCCGCCGCGCTGACGCCGAGCGGTGTCGACCAGTACGGCGACCGGCCGAGCTACGACCGCGACGAGGGGTTCCCGTGGCGCGCGTTCGAGGCCGAACAGCCCATCGTGGCCTCGGGGAACGCCGTGATCGACACTCACACCGACTTCGAGAGCGCGCTCTACGTCCCGATCGGCGACCACGGCACCCTCAGCATCGTCTCGGTGGACGGGGACTTCGAGGACGCCGACATCGAGCTCGCCCGGATGCTCACCGCGAACGCCGCGACCGCGCTCGACCGGCTCGCGCGCGAAGAGCAGCTCCGGCGCTACCGCCGGATGCTCGACACCGCCGGCGACAGCATCTACGCGCTCGACACCGAGGGTCGGTTCATGGCGGTCAACGACCGCCTCCTCGACGTCGTGGGCTACAGCCGCGAGGGACT from Halococcus hamelinensis 100A6 encodes the following:
- a CDS encoding long-chain fatty acid--CoA ligase, whose amino-acid sequence is MPGGTDQTIRPFRWRAERLYPDTEIVSRTHDGIERYDYAEYGNRVARLAHALDDAGIADDARVGTFCWNHHRHFEAYFAVPDSGRQLHTINPLLPDEHIQYIVENAGDQLLFVDPSLVEKLGAAYDPDSFDSVTQFVVMGEDVPETDLDPVVDYESFIGGKDEAYDWPELSQERRAGMCYTSGTTGRPKGVEYTQSMLWSHAMSTISPQGLDIRDTDVVMPVVPMFHVNAWGMPFSTTSAGAKHVYPGPSPTPEDLAHLIESEGVTITAGVPTVWLGLLEYMNDHEVDLSSLEEIVIGGSAAPKSVIERFDDLGVTVLHAWGMTEMSPIGSAARLKSGMESWEADARYEKRATQGLMMPGLEFKVVDDDGEEVPWNGEDFGELLVRGPWVTTEYFERPQANEEDFEHGWLKTGDVVSVDSDGYIKIVDRAKDVIKSGGEWISSVELENTLMAHDGVSEAAVAGVPHEKWQERPVAFVVPAAGTDEERLAAELLDLVAADYPKWWVPDEVVYIERVPKTATGKFSKKDLREEFSDESLVEGRAPEEAAPE
- a CDS encoding FAD-dependent oxidoreductase, with translation MSETAHDTSDVVVVGGGPAGCSAAVFTARYGLDTTVFDRGQSSLQRCAYLENYLGFPAGIDVGTFYDLIHDHVEASGADLVPDMVRSVERATDGGFVVEPQEGEAVRAKRVVAATRQGADYLRPVVGEAAFDEYVHDGETYERFDPEYADRDGSTPVDGLYVASPGGETDVQVVVAAGRGAHVARTALADARRERGYPDDLAAHYDWRRSEAELTGEWADRDRWRELFAERTPDDHGLDEERAVDLREREIDRRFDTYIDDEAVGARTERGQDRLLEHIDDDRILAAAREIETEHAADSD
- a CDS encoding ABC transporter substrate-binding protein, whose protein sequence is MASDETGDGVPTRRDYVKYGGALIGGGLFAGCTNGGSGGSNGSGGANGSSETQADTASSGSAGGTETGSGTNGTDGTTDGSGNAYSVTMAPMGEVSFEAVPKTVFTRLTHLAGMAFALGRGNDVNAMHAPDYYDALWNQFTPRLPGVSLDWSGLYSSWEPSKEKLYELDSDVHLADPASVFAVEGWNESDLAEIGENVAPWFGNQYSDTHATPPEAYQDRYRYYSLWDMFEKVAAVFQERERYRALSSIHSDLRDTIESELPATGERPTVALLGLSDLESIYAYKVSVPGFLVAHIRPLKPAETFGDDVSSGDTVDTETLLAADPEVVLALGGMHPDTDMPGIRSGLADDPVAADVTAVENDRVYAQGARYQGPILNLFQLEMSAKQLYPDRFGEWPTYEKGPYPEIPPNERLFDRERVARIITGEGTT
- a CDS encoding thioredoxin family protein; this translates as MTLEESARDLERGDSAPGFELPGTDGASHALADYHDHDALLVAFTCNHCPYAQAKIEALNGLAESYEEVAVVGINANDAEEYPEDSFDRMQELVEDGTVRYDAYLRDESQEVARAYGAVCTPDPFLFAKRDGGFELAYHGRLDDATGPDEEPSGEHGFEMAGAIESVLTGVPVDQQFQPSRGCSIKWK
- a CDS encoding PAS domain S-box protein, which produces MDEISVLWVDDERSVADLGAAHLDRLLDGVDVTTETSASAALERFERAPGAVDCIVSDYTMPGIDGLEFLATVRESHPELPFILFTGKGSEEAASEAISVGVTDYLQKGTGSEQYELLANRIEHAVEADRATDRAADLARINAXYELLANRIEHAVEADRATDRAADLARINAVVAEVQRELVRQSTREGIEARVCECLAGSESYSQAWITTATDDGGFAVRERAGDGAAAFDDRPTDDVTLEDGPIGRAIRTGEPQVYHEGHDGAFESWRETVDCHGFDSVVTLPLSYSEASYGVLGIYADRRAFEPDERDALTELAGTIAQAIHAAETRGQLERRERALAESERKYRALLDTGPDAVLVVDAVTGEVVETNAAATELLGRDRESLLGADYTAIYPPDEAERYREFFDEGSFVDGKRSVGVHDGSPLVVERADGEHVPVEAGASIVELDDRRLIQGVFRDVSERRARERELHEERAVIGSLFDATPDPIFAFDADGRMRRWNETFESVVGYSPEEIAGMNCLEFIPPADHALIREEIEAVVERGENVTVESAFVTKTGETIPHEFSGARIATEAFQGVVGTGRDITDRKERERESERYRTATDAVDDAVYVLDGEGRFEFVNQGFTDLTGYEVADVLGESVERIKDPETTEMFEELVGEMLSAGAEETTVEFEVRTADGEYVPCEDHLALRLVDGEFRGVAGAIRDTTERRDRAKTVAALHEATRDLMRAEDRVDVADATAAAVEDVLGFSLAAVRFYDPETDSLDPAALTPSGVDQYGDRPSYDRDEGFPWRAFEAEQPIVASGNAVIDTHTDFESALYVPIGDHGTLSIVSVDGDFEDADIELARMLTANAATALDRLAREEQLRRYRRMLDTAGDSIYALDTEGRFMAVNDRLLDVVGYSREGLVGEHISAILEGDAVEAGNDVVRRLLSHDSERDTASFEFEVRLADGSLQPCEAQITLLRSDGVYEGSVGVIRDVSEKKENERYRRKLYETTSSSGLDFDERIDRLLELGCAYLDADVGFMTHIEDGTLRIEAARGSHEAIEPGSECPLSAVYCRRTVETDGPFAVHDAVAAGWEGDPARESFGLDSYIGGKLTIDDEVYGTFCFADPAPRDPFSSAEQGFVDLVARGASRELERRKHEHDLEALHDATRRMMTAVDRDAVAETAVETVEDVLDIPMNGVWRYEDDEEVLRPMMMSDRCHELFETQPTFEGTDSLAWEAYETGEPRYYDHVDDEPGVYNAETTMRSEMMLPIDEYGVLIVGSVEPGAFSDREFSLAKLLVTNAGAAMQRAEREHLLRERQHDLVTERDRLTALFENVTDAAVSYELVDGEPIARRVNARFERIFGYPGAEVIDENIDDYIVPAEHEAEADSFNEALIEGESLQTTVRRRTADGVRDFLLHIVPLEPDTRNLAGYSLYTDITEQKRHERELERQNELLDEFASVISHDLRSPMSVARGRVELAEAEAPSEHHEDALWALDRMDTLIEGVLTLARQGQVIGETEPVAFEDVAERAWRATGTETASLTIEALDTVEADPDRLTRLFENLFRNALDHAGEEASVVVGALENGFYVADDGPGIPEGEHEKIFEHGYSTTESGTGLGLMIVRNIAEAHGWDVRAVDGADGARFEVTT